In Chitinophaga sp. HK235, a single window of DNA contains:
- the yiaA gene encoding inner membrane protein YiaA, translating to MKQKPSLAFIAASWVALFAGILGFIIGLWNANMQLNEKGYYFTVLMYGLFAAVSVQKCVRDRLEGIPVTDIYYGISWVSMLLTILLLIIGLWNATLLPSEKGFYAFAFLLSVFGAITVQKNTRDSQAAAKEAAKANDQLM from the coding sequence ATGAAACAAAAACCGTCACTCGCTTTTATCGCAGCCTCGTGGGTCGCACTGTTTGCAGGCATCCTCGGATTTATCATCGGGCTGTGGAATGCCAACATGCAGCTGAATGAAAAAGGCTATTATTTTACCGTATTGATGTATGGCCTTTTTGCTGCTGTATCCGTACAAAAATGTGTACGTGACAGACTTGAAGGTATTCCGGTAACAGACATCTATTACGGCATCAGCTGGGTATCTATGCTGCTCACCATTCTCCTGCTGATCATCGGACTGTGGAATGCCACACTCCTCCCCAGCGAAAAAGGCTTCTATGCCTTCGCCTTCCTGCTGAGTGTTTTCGGCGCCATCACCGTGCAGAAAAATACCCGTGATAGCCAGGCTGCCGCAAAAGAAGCAGCTAAAGCCAACGACCAGCTTATGTAG
- a CDS encoding RagB/SusD family nutrient uptake outer membrane protein → MKNKRLIIPFLILGCAAVSCNKDFLERLPQTEISPEAYFKTPKDLETYIYGLYDENLSAPYDDNNSDNVSGNTGGELDKLVRNTLDPTTVGGWDNWNQLRNINFMLDNVGKTQGDPADINHFVGVARYFRARFYAEMIARYSDVPWYSHAMNDVDPSLYKGRDPRAAVADSVLADLQFAVDNIKVDKKDNGTRVNKFTALALMSRFCLFEGTFRRYQPELKLDNTADTWLKKAVWAADQIMTNGGYEIYNTGRGGADYRDLFSSLTLSGNKEIIQWRDYPQSLGKGNNTHTVLGWTWSLSQSLVYSYLMKDGTPFTSQPGYDKMGFVATFKDRDPRLAETVSYPGFSTTQDASLYIPKPNLGAYDQLKFYPRDPKQRGGWDANYTALPVYRYAEVLLNFAEAKAELGELSQADLDKSINLLRRRVQMPDLNLVAANGNPDPVMNNQYTINSANKGVLLEIRRERRVEMACEGLRLKDINRWRAGARIKEIPAGMYVPALGGIDMSGDGVPDIAILPNTTDTTSIAGLPADVRAKLNRFYLVDKNGAENNFYLENGTSGHILFASDRAGRFFKEPQFYYRPIPKQQTVLNDKLKQIMGW, encoded by the coding sequence ATGAAAAACAAACGGCTTATTATACCATTCCTGATACTAGGATGTGCAGCGGTGTCCTGCAATAAGGATTTCCTGGAACGTCTGCCACAGACAGAGATTTCTCCCGAAGCCTATTTTAAGACACCCAAAGACCTGGAGACTTATATATACGGCCTGTATGATGAGAACCTGTCTGCTCCCTATGATGACAACAACTCCGACAATGTCTCCGGTAATACTGGCGGAGAACTGGATAAACTCGTACGCAACACCCTGGACCCTACGACCGTAGGAGGATGGGATAACTGGAACCAACTGCGCAATATCAACTTTATGCTGGACAATGTGGGCAAAACACAGGGCGATCCGGCTGATATCAATCATTTTGTGGGTGTAGCACGCTATTTCCGGGCAAGATTTTATGCTGAAATGATCGCCCGTTATTCTGATGTGCCCTGGTACAGCCATGCAATGAACGACGTAGACCCTTCCCTGTACAAAGGACGGGATCCTCGTGCAGCGGTGGCGGATTCCGTACTGGCCGACCTGCAGTTTGCCGTGGATAACATTAAAGTGGATAAAAAAGATAACGGTACCCGTGTCAATAAATTCACTGCGCTGGCGCTGATGTCTCGCTTTTGCCTGTTTGAAGGCACTTTCCGCCGCTATCAGCCGGAACTTAAACTGGACAATACCGCCGATACATGGCTGAAAAAAGCGGTATGGGCCGCTGATCAGATTATGACCAACGGCGGATATGAAATATACAATACCGGCAGGGGTGGAGCAGATTACCGTGATCTGTTTTCAAGCCTTACGCTGAGTGGTAACAAGGAGATTATCCAGTGGCGCGACTATCCGCAGAGCCTGGGTAAAGGCAACAATACCCATACTGTATTAGGCTGGACCTGGTCGCTCAGCCAAAGCCTGGTATACAGCTACCTGATGAAGGACGGTACTCCCTTCACTTCACAGCCTGGATACGACAAGATGGGCTTCGTGGCTACCTTTAAGGACCGTGACCCTCGTTTGGCTGAAACCGTGTCCTATCCTGGTTTCTCCACCACACAGGATGCTTCGTTGTACATCCCCAAACCTAACCTGGGTGCATATGATCAGCTGAAATTTTATCCCCGCGATCCCAAACAGCGTGGTGGATGGGATGCGAACTATACCGCATTGCCGGTATACCGCTATGCTGAAGTGCTGCTGAACTTTGCTGAGGCCAAAGCTGAACTGGGTGAGCTGTCACAAGCTGATCTGGACAAGTCCATCAACCTGCTGCGTCGTCGTGTGCAGATGCCGGACCTCAACCTGGTGGCTGCCAACGGCAATCCTGATCCGGTGATGAACAACCAGTATACCATCAATAGCGCCAATAAAGGAGTGCTGCTGGAAATACGCCGTGAGAGAAGGGTGGAAATGGCCTGTGAAGGTTTACGCCTGAAAGATATCAACCGCTGGAGAGCTGGTGCACGTATCAAGGAAATACCGGCAGGGATGTATGTACCGGCACTGGGTGGTATCGATATGAGCGGTGATGGTGTACCGGATATCGCTATCCTGCCCAATACTACAGATACTACTTCCATTGCAGGGCTGCCTGCTGACGTGAGAGCAAAGCTGAACCGCTTTTATCTCGTGGATAAAAACGGTGCAGAAAACAACTTCTATCTCGAAAACGGTACCAGCGGACATATTCTGTTTGCCAGCGACCGTGCAGGCCGTTTTTTCAAGGAACCACAGTTTTATTACCGTCCTATTCCCAAACAGCAGACCGTATTGAACGATAAGCTGAAGCAGATCATGGGCTGGTAA
- a CDS encoding suppressor of fused domain protein: MADPVMLIEQANNRGTMYAVVEQDDRTAYFYLYPSELLANKYSPRPCWLRNLQPAPEKKDIAAMKEGMAPMLEARFCNHPEGKAPLEAALINIVWMEEGDGASLFYDGELLGVIPGWTLYSDERSVAYAADCIGAEDDSMMFPLGTPATNQLHQRVAQATAFWDDWTSETNQTWSILQQEFLSAYEALLGPVIQYYAIDGDQWPPMGMARFEKDEVVYLLTLGVSIRPMPWVEILYSDKAPGFRRMELALAISKKDYSEKEIMNLAGIVSGIADRPWKQVTWLGEGHTISSSELPAPYESLVLSAALYNGPAIELPKVYNDTVNLYWVSPVTKPERLFAHENPNGGYELLEKMIHHGINHIIQPREQVVAG, encoded by the coding sequence ATGGCGGATCCGGTCATGTTAATAGAACAAGCGAACAACCGTGGTACCATGTACGCGGTGGTAGAACAAGACGACAGAACGGCTTATTTTTATCTGTATCCTTCCGAACTGCTGGCCAATAAGTATTCTCCAAGGCCCTGCTGGCTGCGTAACCTGCAACCGGCGCCGGAGAAAAAAGATATTGCGGCGATGAAAGAAGGCATGGCTCCCATGCTGGAAGCCCGTTTTTGTAATCATCCTGAAGGCAAAGCGCCATTAGAGGCAGCGCTGATCAATATCGTGTGGATGGAAGAAGGTGACGGGGCTTCTCTTTTTTATGACGGAGAGCTGTTGGGCGTAATCCCCGGCTGGACCCTGTATTCAGACGAGCGCTCCGTAGCTTATGCGGCCGATTGTATCGGTGCTGAAGATGACAGCATGATGTTCCCGCTGGGTACTCCGGCCACCAACCAGCTGCACCAACGGGTAGCACAGGCCACTGCTTTCTGGGACGACTGGACCAGCGAAACCAACCAGACCTGGAGCATCCTGCAGCAGGAGTTCCTCAGCGCCTACGAAGCCCTGCTGGGGCCGGTAATACAATATTACGCCATAGATGGTGACCAGTGGCCTCCTATGGGTATGGCGCGTTTTGAAAAAGATGAAGTGGTGTATCTCCTGACACTAGGCGTGAGCATCCGGCCTATGCCCTGGGTGGAAATCCTCTATAGTGACAAGGCTCCGGGCTTCCGTCGTATGGAGCTGGCCCTGGCCATCAGCAAAAAAGACTACTCCGAAAAAGAGATCATGAACCTGGCCGGTATCGTATCGGGAATCGCAGACAGGCCGTGGAAACAGGTAACCTGGCTGGGAGAAGGGCATACTATCAGCTCCAGTGAGCTGCCGGCGCCTTATGAAAGCCTGGTGCTGTCGGCTGCATTATATAATGGACCGGCTATTGAACTGCCGAAGGTGTACAACGACACCGTGAATCTGTACTGGGTATCTCCGGTTACAAAACCGGAACGACTGTTTGCACATGAAAACCCCAATGGTGGCTATGAGCTGCTGGAGAAAATGATCCATCACGGTATTAACCATATTATACAACCCAGAGAGCAGGTAGTAGCCGGTTAA
- a CDS encoding SusC/RagA family TonB-linked outer membrane protein translates to MKLTSVLLCAGFLQLSAHGFSQERISVNYHNINIGKLLNVIGQKSDYTFLYKNASIPDRKISIAMKDAPVRDILDKALEGTSLGYKVMKDNLIVILEAGETVANVSVKGRVTDESGQPLIGVTVLVKGTTQGAKTDVEGRFKMEVPENAIIEFSYVGYESQQMKAKDGAIYNIALKANSSGLNEVVVVGYGKQKRVNLSGAVDAISGKELESRPISNINNGLQGLLPNLNITNTNGRVSSAAKFNIRGMTSINGGDPFILVDNIPFTSDEVSRLNPADIESVTTLKDAASAAIYGARAAFGVVLITTKSGKDGRIAVTANSNYAVRTLGLVPKVITDPLTTMDYKHDAATPLYDLYPAAERAYAQKLKDDPSLPNVIVNPTDKTKWSYYGTTDWLHEVYQKSAPAYNANFSISRGDEKLNYYLSGDYYSQDGMLRYNPDKYNRYNMRAKATYTFNERVKIGTNTMYTNTTYAQPSSTTDYLFFHNANRTPSLSVPRNPDGTWTSDGAALLGNLQSGGRSTDTWSEFMTTLNAEIGLIKDVWTLKGDATFRRGNDVGNSYILPVPYRKGPDQPFEYTSGNKSSAENNSTAVKYNVYNFYTDFHKTFNKKHYVGALAGFNQEYHYYSFFNVVRQDLISQQYPSPQLATGNITEKQSIEDWAVRGIFYRLNYIYDDKYIVEVNGRNDGSSRFRNDNRWGFFPSGSVGWVLSKEKFFSGIKQNAGIDFLKLRGSYGSLGDQQWDAYGYMQLMKSKNINSVLNGQLPIGVFAPQPVTATYTWQTVKTINGGIDISLLKERLSFSYDRYTRYTNGMFAKSQELPSVYGAKAPRTNSADLKTRGWEMTLSWRDQFKIGKNDFSYGVRLLVADSRSFITRYTNPTGTLENYDASNLQDRNYYNGQEIGDIWGLETEGFFQNEQELKSHADQKKVGSDDQKYLFYVGDLKFKDLNGDGVIDYGDNTVSNPGDRKIIGNNAPRFPYSIDLYASYKGFDFRALIQGIGKRDWYPNPGNHYFWGVYAQPWTNVQVHNQDRWSPENPNGYFPRLKSYIAEDATELGAPQTRYLQNAAYTRLKNVTLGYTLPKSLTEKAKIARLRFYVSAENIFTISHLKANIDPEGLDGSVYPYQKTYSCGLNLNF, encoded by the coding sequence ATGAAACTAACCTCCGTATTGCTTTGTGCCGGGTTTTTACAGCTTAGCGCACATGGATTTTCGCAGGAGCGCATCAGTGTTAATTATCACAATATTAACATTGGAAAGCTGCTGAATGTGATCGGGCAGAAGAGTGACTACACTTTCCTGTATAAAAATGCCAGCATTCCTGACCGGAAGATCTCTATTGCCATGAAAGATGCTCCGGTACGCGATATCCTCGATAAAGCACTGGAAGGCACCTCTCTGGGATATAAGGTCATGAAGGATAATCTGATCGTGATCCTGGAAGCCGGAGAAACTGTTGCCAATGTGTCTGTTAAAGGCCGTGTGACTGATGAGTCCGGTCAGCCGCTGATCGGCGTGACTGTACTGGTGAAAGGTACTACCCAGGGTGCTAAAACAGATGTTGAGGGCCGCTTTAAAATGGAAGTTCCCGAAAACGCCATCATCGAGTTTTCCTATGTTGGATATGAATCACAACAGATGAAAGCGAAAGATGGTGCTATATACAACATTGCCCTGAAAGCCAATTCCAGCGGATTGAATGAGGTAGTGGTAGTCGGTTATGGCAAACAAAAAAGGGTGAATCTGAGCGGTGCCGTAGACGCCATCTCCGGCAAAGAACTGGAGAGCCGTCCTATCTCCAATATCAACAACGGTTTACAGGGTCTGCTGCCCAACCTCAATATCACCAACACCAATGGCCGTGTTTCTTCCGCTGCCAAGTTTAATATCCGCGGTATGACTTCTATCAACGGTGGAGATCCTTTTATCCTGGTGGATAACATCCCTTTCACCAGTGACGAAGTATCCCGCCTCAACCCCGCCGATATTGAAAGCGTGACCACCCTGAAAGATGCAGCATCTGCTGCTATCTACGGCGCCCGTGCCGCTTTCGGTGTGGTGCTGATCACCACCAAATCCGGTAAAGACGGCCGTATTGCAGTAACTGCCAACAGCAACTATGCAGTACGTACACTGGGACTGGTACCTAAAGTCATTACCGATCCGCTCACCACCATGGATTACAAACATGATGCAGCTACACCGCTGTATGATCTGTATCCTGCTGCTGAAAGGGCTTATGCGCAAAAACTGAAAGACGATCCCTCCTTACCTAATGTTATTGTCAACCCGACAGATAAAACCAAATGGAGCTATTACGGCACTACCGACTGGCTGCATGAAGTATATCAGAAATCTGCGCCAGCCTACAATGCCAACTTCAGCATCTCCCGCGGTGACGAGAAACTGAACTACTACCTCTCCGGTGACTATTATTCACAGGATGGTATGCTGCGGTATAACCCAGACAAATACAACCGCTACAACATGCGGGCAAAAGCCACCTATACCTTTAATGAACGCGTGAAAATAGGTACCAATACCATGTATACCAATACGACCTATGCTCAGCCTTCCAGCACTACTGATTACCTGTTTTTCCATAATGCCAACCGTACACCGTCTTTAAGTGTGCCCCGTAACCCGGATGGTACCTGGACTTCCGACGGTGCTGCCCTGCTGGGTAACCTGCAAAGCGGTGGCCGTTCTACCGATACCTGGAGCGAGTTTATGACCACCCTCAATGCAGAAATAGGACTGATCAAGGATGTATGGACGCTGAAAGGTGACGCTACTTTCCGCAGAGGCAATGATGTGGGTAACTCCTATATACTGCCTGTGCCTTACCGCAAAGGACCGGACCAACCTTTTGAATATACCAGTGGTAATAAATCTTCCGCTGAAAATAACTCTACAGCTGTAAAGTATAACGTTTACAACTTCTATACTGATTTCCATAAAACTTTCAACAAAAAGCACTACGTTGGAGCACTCGCTGGTTTTAACCAGGAATACCACTACTATAGCTTCTTTAATGTTGTAAGGCAAGACCTGATCAGCCAGCAATATCCATCACCACAGCTGGCTACCGGTAATATCACCGAAAAACAATCCATCGAAGACTGGGCTGTAAGAGGTATCTTCTATCGGCTGAATTATATCTATGATGATAAATACATCGTGGAAGTAAACGGCCGTAATGATGGTTCCTCCCGTTTTCGCAATGACAACCGCTGGGGCTTCTTCCCATCTGGTTCTGTGGGCTGGGTACTCTCTAAAGAAAAATTCTTCAGTGGTATCAAACAAAACGCAGGTATCGACTTCCTGAAACTGCGCGGTTCCTACGGTTCCCTCGGCGATCAGCAATGGGATGCTTACGGATATATGCAGCTGATGAAATCAAAAAACATCAATTCCGTACTGAATGGCCAGCTGCCAATAGGCGTGTTTGCTCCTCAACCGGTAACAGCTACCTATACCTGGCAGACTGTAAAAACAATCAATGGCGGTATCGATATCTCCCTGCTGAAAGAAAGATTATCGTTTAGCTATGACCGTTATACCCGTTATACAAACGGTATGTTTGCTAAAAGCCAGGAATTGCCTTCTGTATACGGCGCTAAAGCACCCAGAACCAACTCTGCTGACCTGAAAACAAGAGGTTGGGAAATGACGCTCTCCTGGCGCGATCAGTTTAAAATCGGTAAAAATGACTTCAGCTACGGAGTTAGATTACTGGTGGCCGACAGCCGTTCCTTCATCACCCGTTACACCAACCCAACCGGTACACTCGAGAATTACGACGCCTCCAACCTGCAGGACAGGAACTATTATAACGGCCAGGAAATCGGCGATATCTGGGGGCTCGAAACAGAAGGTTTCTTCCAGAACGAACAGGAGCTGAAATCACATGCCGATCAAAAGAAAGTGGGTTCTGATGATCAGAAATACCTGTTCTATGTAGGTGACCTGAAATTCAAAGACCTTAATGGTGATGGCGTGATTGACTACGGTGATAATACTGTTTCCAATCCCGGCGACAGAAAAATCATCGGTAACAATGCTCCCCGTTTCCCTTACAGCATTGACCTCTATGCTTCCTATAAAGGTTTCGACTTCCGTGCACTGATACAAGGCATTGGCAAAAGAGACTGGTACCCTAATCCGGGCAATCACTATTTCTGGGGCGTATATGCACAACCCTGGACCAACGTTCAGGTACATAACCAGGACAGATGGTCTCCGGAAAACCCTAACGGTTATTTCCCGCGTCTGAAATCCTATATCGCGGAAGATGCTACCGAACTGGGTGCACCACAAACCAGATACCTGCAGAATGCGGCTTATACCCGTCTGAAAAACGTAACACTGGGTTATACACTGCCCAAGTCACTTACTGAAAAAGCGAAGATCGCCCGGTTACGTTTTTATGTCAGTGCAGAGAACATCTTTACCATCTCTCACCTGAAAGCCAACATTGATCCGGAAGGACTGGACGGCTCCGTTTATCCTTATCAGAAAACCTATTCGTGCGGATTGAACCTGAACTTTTAA
- a CDS encoding PQQ-binding-like beta-propeller repeat protein, with the protein MKKTLLTLLSCCCLQTLIAQGFSGKVYSDGNANGKQDAAEAGIPGVRVSDGLTVTVTDQGGNFHLPGHARARFVFITTPSGYRSTSTFYIRTDSALTAYNFGLQQHNRPTKDKARFVRLADTETTQFNSWMTEAKEYARNEDADFMIHTGDICYEKGMAFHAQYVNTQTMGLPVYYCIGNHDLVKGPYGEALYESLFGPVFYSFEAGPAHFIVTPMRYGDYQPSYTAEDVVKWLKNDLAHTDPSKPVIVFNHDLLTYDTLFAIRAGNDSINLNEHNLKAWIYGHWHINFARTHGNTDIRSLCAAPPPDGGIDNSASNFDVIDIDPKGISLVQRRYTYVENQLALVSPAAGGVAFDQDKMVISLNAYHTASPVKQVRFRLYDQKGHLVKELPLQQQTDWNWRAATATPVGKNDVYTATVEATLGTGRVLFVRDTFRLTKTALPATTGPEWPEVLQNVQRTGVAGAVTAGRLQLKWTANTGGNIWKSSPICAGGRVFVGTIDDENNTRCSIIALDAATGKRLWQFATGNSIKHSMSYSEGLLLATDAEGTTYALDAATGKLRWQHQGPHKSLPAYNSGGLIQNGIYYTGAGNYLQALDIHTGQVKWTNKDWAGGEGTPAAMTYRNGQLITSSNWSHLYAHDAVTGKLQWKRSDEGIRFRSGTAAFFDNLLYVHGINKLHVIEPATGKTVDSIPVTAELKTMTAPLVTPQYIITCTARGGMIAYDKATKAQVWQFVPGEALFYTAPYTSPASATIESTPLLAGNRLLVGASDGFVYVVDLASGKAVNRIATGAPVFAEMAIYNGMLYVADFSGNVNAYRL; encoded by the coding sequence ATGAAAAAAACTTTGCTCACGCTCCTGTCTTGTTGCTGCCTGCAAACGCTGATAGCACAGGGATTTTCAGGGAAAGTGTATTCAGATGGGAATGCCAACGGCAAGCAGGATGCAGCCGAAGCCGGTATTCCGGGTGTAAGGGTATCGGATGGACTGACAGTGACTGTAACAGACCAGGGAGGTAACTTTCATCTGCCAGGACATGCCAGGGCGCGGTTCGTATTTATCACCACTCCGTCAGGATACAGGTCTACCAGTACATTTTATATCCGCACCGACAGTGCCCTTACAGCCTATAATTTCGGACTTCAGCAGCACAACAGGCCCACGAAGGATAAAGCAAGGTTTGTGCGGCTGGCAGATACGGAAACAACCCAGTTCAACAGCTGGATGACCGAAGCGAAGGAATATGCCCGCAATGAAGACGCCGATTTTATGATCCATACCGGCGATATCTGCTATGAAAAAGGAATGGCCTTTCATGCCCAATATGTTAACACTCAAACGATGGGGCTACCGGTATATTATTGCATCGGTAACCACGACCTCGTAAAGGGCCCTTATGGCGAGGCTTTATATGAATCGCTCTTTGGCCCTGTATTTTACTCCTTTGAAGCCGGTCCGGCCCATTTTATCGTAACACCTATGCGTTATGGCGACTACCAGCCTTCCTATACCGCAGAAGATGTAGTAAAATGGCTGAAGAATGATCTGGCACATACAGATCCTTCCAAACCGGTGATTGTATTTAATCATGACCTGCTTACCTATGATACCCTGTTTGCTATCCGGGCGGGCAACGACAGCATTAACCTTAATGAGCATAACCTGAAAGCCTGGATTTATGGACACTGGCATATCAACTTTGCCCGTACCCATGGCAACACTGATATCCGCTCATTGTGTGCTGCCCCGCCACCGGATGGCGGTATCGATAACTCCGCTTCTAATTTCGATGTGATAGATATCGATCCTAAGGGTATTTCGTTGGTGCAGCGCCGTTATACCTATGTGGAAAACCAATTGGCACTGGTATCTCCGGCAGCTGGCGGCGTAGCTTTCGACCAGGATAAGATGGTGATAAGCCTCAACGCCTACCACACCGCTTCTCCCGTTAAACAGGTGCGTTTCCGCCTGTACGATCAAAAAGGCCACCTGGTAAAAGAACTGCCGCTGCAACAACAAACAGACTGGAACTGGCGTGCAGCCACAGCAACACCGGTGGGTAAAAACGACGTATATACGGCCACGGTAGAGGCTACCCTTGGCACAGGCAGGGTATTGTTTGTTCGCGATACTTTCCGGCTGACAAAAACTGCATTGCCTGCCACCACTGGCCCTGAATGGCCGGAAGTGTTACAGAACGTACAACGTACCGGTGTCGCGGGTGCTGTTACTGCCGGGCGTCTGCAACTAAAATGGACGGCCAATACCGGTGGTAATATCTGGAAATCATCTCCCATCTGTGCAGGCGGTCGTGTATTCGTGGGCACCATCGATGATGAAAATAATACCCGTTGCAGCATTATCGCACTGGATGCCGCTACGGGCAAACGTCTCTGGCAGTTTGCTACCGGCAATTCCATCAAACACAGTATGAGTTACAGTGAAGGGCTGTTGCTGGCCACCGATGCAGAAGGTACTACCTATGCGCTGGATGCTGCTACCGGCAAGTTGCGCTGGCAGCACCAGGGACCGCATAAATCACTGCCTGCCTACAATTCAGGAGGATTGATACAAAACGGTATCTACTACACCGGTGCAGGCAATTATCTTCAGGCACTGGATATCCACACTGGTCAAGTGAAATGGACTAACAAAGACTGGGCGGGTGGCGAAGGTACGCCAGCCGCTATGACTTATCGTAACGGTCAGCTGATCACTTCCTCCAACTGGAGCCATCTGTATGCCCATGATGCTGTTACCGGTAAGTTGCAATGGAAACGCAGTGATGAAGGGATTCGCTTCCGTAGCGGTACCGCAGCGTTTTTTGATAACCTGCTGTATGTGCACGGCATCAATAAATTGCATGTGATTGAGCCGGCTACCGGTAAAACAGTGGACAGTATACCGGTAACGGCTGAACTGAAAACCATGACTGCACCGCTGGTAACGCCGCAGTACATCATCACCTGCACAGCCAGGGGCGGAATGATCGCCTACGATAAAGCAACCAAAGCACAGGTATGGCAGTTTGTGCCGGGAGAAGCCCTGTTTTACACGGCTCCTTATACTTCACCAGCTTCTGCTACGATAGAGTCTACGCCTTTGCTGGCGGGCAACCGCCTCCTGGTGGGGGCTTCCGATGGATTTGTGTATGTAGTGGATCTGGCCTCCGGCAAAGCCGTGAACCGTATTGCTACCGGGGCACCAGTGTTCGCTGAAATGGCGATTTATAACGGTATGTTATATGTGGCCGATTTTTCGGGGAATGTAAATGCTTATCGGCTGTAA
- a CDS encoding NIPSNAP family protein: protein MRLSTFLLAALLLGTLSLVAKDRQFYQIKIYHLKTAAQEASVDSFLQTAYLPALHRAGIQTVGVFKPVTADTAEIRIYVLVPFRNMEQFISLDKKLSSDKAYQQAGQSYLQAAYNDIPYSRLESVLLQAFSGMPMMTLPSLTAPQSERIYELRSYESPTEQYHVNKVKMFNEGDEIGIFRQLGFNAVFYGSVISGSKMPNLMYMTTFNNKADRDAHWKAFSADPAWKKLSAMQEYSHNVSKSEILFLRPTTYSDI from the coding sequence ATGAGACTTTCCACGTTTCTGCTGGCAGCCCTGCTGCTGGGCACTCTTTCATTGGTTGCCAAAGACCGGCAATTTTATCAGATAAAGATCTATCATCTCAAAACAGCGGCTCAGGAAGCCAGCGTAGACAGCTTTCTTCAAACAGCCTATTTACCAGCACTACACCGTGCGGGCATCCAAACCGTAGGGGTTTTCAAACCAGTAACTGCAGACACCGCCGAAATACGGATCTATGTGCTCGTACCTTTCCGGAATATGGAACAGTTCATCAGCCTCGACAAAAAACTGTCTTCAGACAAAGCCTATCAGCAGGCCGGACAATCCTATCTCCAGGCAGCGTACAATGATATTCCCTATAGCCGCCTTGAGTCCGTTTTGTTACAGGCTTTCAGCGGTATGCCCATGATGACACTTCCTTCACTCACCGCACCCCAAAGTGAACGGATATACGAATTACGCAGTTATGAAAGTCCTACCGAACAATATCATGTCAACAAAGTGAAGATGTTTAACGAAGGCGATGAAATCGGCATCTTTCGACAACTGGGATTTAATGCGGTGTTTTACGGGTCCGTCATCTCCGGCAGTAAAATGCCCAACCTGATGTATATGACCACCTTCAATAACAAGGCAGACCGTGATGCTCACTGGAAAGCATTTTCAGCCGATCCTGCGTGGAAAAAACTATCTGCGATGCAGGAATACAGCCATAATGTATCCAAATCTGAAATACTGTTTCTGCGCCCTACAACCTATTCTGATATCTGA